TGACCAGAGAGCTGTAAAGTAGGCGCTACCGTAACCGTGCTAACGGTCTCATATAGGCCTGACAAACGTGTTCTGGTCAGAGGCTTATTGAGTATGCGCACATTTTCTGCAAGCTCATCAGGTAGTTGTTGGCCAGGCCATGCAAGCCACACCAATTGCTGCGACTGGGTATTGATGAAATCATGGATTGTGCTTAGGTCTGAACTATCTACGCCTGCATCAACAATGATTAAACTAGCATTTTGAACGGCAGCTTTTGCTTCAGTCAGTGTGGTCACATGTTGGCATTTCAATGCACGAGGTCTAAGTTCTTGCTCTAACCAAGACCAAACAGGGTATGACTCTGTGTAAACTAATACATGAGACTCTACTGGTAGAGTTGAGAGCTCGATATCCTTACTAGAGCAGGCGGGTGCTGACACTCTAAACACAAAGGTCGAACCGCTGTTGTCTGAATGTTTGAGTTGAAGCTCTCCTTCCATTGCACGACATATCTGCTGAGAGATTGGTAAACCTAGGCCTGTGCCTCCATAGCGTCTGGTTGATGAGTTATCGACCTGCTGAAAAGTCTCAAAGACACGCTTTTGAGCTTCTTCCGGTATACCGATACCGCTGTCGATTACCGTACCGTGTAATATCCCCTCACGCCATCGGAGAGCTACTTGAACCCCTCCTTTTTGAGTGAACTTAACCGCATTGGCGATTAAATTGGTAACTACTTGTCTCAGTCTAACGGGGTCAACTCTAATCTCTGCAGGCATTTCAGGGTCTAACTGAAGTGTAAGGTCCAACCGCTTCTCAGCTATTTGGGATGAAAACATCTCAATAATATCGTTGAAGAAGCGCACAGAGTCGATAGGTTCGGGCTTAGTAACTAAACCTCCATCTTCAATGGCCGCCAGATCGAGTATTTGGTTGATAGTGTCGAGTAAAACGTTCGCACTTTTACTGCAAAGTTTGGTGTACTCTCGTTGGTCGGGTGAGAGGGGGGTATCCATCAGTAGTTGATTCATCCCCAGCACGCCGTTGATCGGGGTGCGTAACTCATGACTCATGTTAGCTAGAAACTGGCTCTTAATTTTATTCGCAGTATTGGCTTTTTGAGTGGCTTCTTTTAGCTCTGCTTCAAGCTTCATGGCCTGATTGATATCACTCTGTAGCTGGTTATTTAGCCCTACCAACTTCTTGTTCATCTCGGTATAGGTTTTTCGATAGGCAAGCAGCAAGGGGATAGCGAGAATAAATAGCAGGAGACAGATGCCTACAATCGATATCACTTTTTTCATTAACGACTGCTCGATAACGGTAATATCCATATCTGCAGCCGCTACGTAGGGGAGTCCTCCTGGCGATTTAAGTGGGATGAGTATAGTACGGAACAGACCCCAGCGATCACCAGCGGTCACATAGACCGGTTCGGTTGCTGTCATGGCGTCAAAATACTCAATTGACCCTTCTGGGTAGGAGGTCCAATAGTGAACAACTTGATCTTTTTCGATATCTTCTTGAGTGTAGTTACAGGTGGTGAAGTAAATCATCCCCTCATGCATCACGTAACTGTAGATATAGGTTAAGTTACCACTGCGTGTATGTTGTGTTAATAGCTCTAAATTGTATTCGTCCTGCTCTTTAGATATGGCATCTGGTGTGCGAGCAATATCATGAAAATCTGCTGGTAGAATAGAGGGGAGGTTGCTGGCAGCAGCGAACAGTCGAGCATCGATCTCTTCCATATATCGCTGTCGCTCTAACCAATAGCTGGCCGTGGCAATCGCTACCACACCCAACACATAAATAAGCACTGCGACCCCAAAACGCCTGGCTCGAACTTTCAAGCTTTTTGCCACCTTAAATCTGTCATCCCCAGACGCCTATTATTGCCTAAATCCTGACCACTCAATCAGGAAGAAGCCCCTAAAAAATTCAAAGAATACTGTAAGGTTAAATAAACGGCATCAAATCATAGAAAAACCCGCAATATTGGCGGGCTTAATAAATATACTACCTTAAGAATAAGACACTTATTGTGATAGATCAAAGTGAATTAGGGTAATTGAATGCCACCACCACCCATGCCACCCATTCCGCCACCTTGACCAGGTACTACAATTGACGAGGCCTGTTGGCGTTGCATTTCACGAAGCTCTTCTAAGGTGCGCTCTAAGCAGGCTTGAGCCTCTGTACCAAATTTTTCAAGTGCCTCTGCCAGCGAGGTTGCGGCTATTTCAAAGTTGAGCGGGAGTGCCCCGGCAGGTGTCATCATTTGAGCCTGACCTACAAATAGAACTTCGCGACTTGAGTCAACTTCGCCTGCAACGGTTACGGGCGTCATTTTTC
This genomic window from Alkalimarinus sediminis contains:
- a CDS encoding ATP-binding protein, whose product is MKVRARRFGVAVLIYVLGVVAIATASYWLERQRYMEEIDARLFAAASNLPSILPADFHDIARTPDAISKEQDEYNLELLTQHTRSGNLTYIYSYVMHEGMIYFTTCNYTQEDIEKDQVVHYWTSYPEGSIEYFDAMTATEPVYVTAGDRWGLFRTILIPLKSPGGLPYVAAADMDITVIEQSLMKKVISIVGICLLLFILAIPLLLAYRKTYTEMNKKLVGLNNQLQSDINQAMKLEAELKEATQKANTANKIKSQFLANMSHELRTPINGVLGMNQLLMDTPLSPDQREYTKLCSKSANVLLDTINQILDLAAIEDGGLVTKPEPIDSVRFFNDIIEMFSSQIAEKRLDLTLQLDPEMPAEIRVDPVRLRQVVTNLIANAVKFTQKGGVQVALRWREGILHGTVIDSGIGIPEEAQKRVFETFQQVDNSSTRRYGGTGLGLPISQQICRAMEGELQLKHSDNSGSTFVFRVSAPACSSKDIELSTLPVESHVLVYTESYPVWSWLEQELRPRALKCQHVTTLTEAKAAVQNASLIIVDAGVDSSDLSTIHDFINTQSQQLVWLAWPGQQLPDELAENVRILNKPLTRTRLSGLYETVSTVTVAPTLQLSGQILIVDDNAANLKAMGDQIKSTGLNIYMVQNGADAIIACQHHQFDLILMDVQMPVMDGLEATRRIRQTMKDKAPPIVGVSAHVLEENIASAKEAGMESYLCKPITKEALLNKISEYFTK